In Mangifera indica cultivar Alphonso unplaced genomic scaffold, CATAS_Mindica_2.1 Un_0007, whole genome shotgun sequence, a single window of DNA contains:
- the LOC123205482 gene encoding H/ACA ribonucleoprotein complex subunit 4-like: MTDVELSRSEKKKHKKKSSAPVPDTLPTDTDTANDFLIKPQSFTPALDTSKWPLLLKNYDRLNVRTGHYTPLSSGFSPLKRPLAEYIRYGILNLDKPANPSSHEVVAWIKRILRVEKTGHSGTLDPKVTGNLIVCIDRATRLVKSQQGAGKEYVCVARLHDKVPDVAKVARALETLTGAVFQRPPLISAVKRQLRIRTIYESKLLEYDADKHLVVFWISCEAGTYVRTMCVHLGLILGVGGHMQELRRVRSGILGENDNMVTMHDLMDSQWVYDNYRDESYLRRVIMPLEVLLTSYKRLVVKDSTVNAICYGAKLMIPGLLRFENDIEVGEEVVLMTTKGEAVALGIAEMTTAVMATCDHGVVARIKRVVMDRDTYPRKWGLGPRASMKKKLIAEGKLDKHGKPNEKTPTEWLRNVVLPTGGDSVVAGLAAAPEPAVADKETADGDKEKKEKKKSKDEEDGEGRKRKVNESGDAPVLPAKKAKLEHAEVETEDGAEDADEKKKEKKKKKKDKENVDVETEKEDKTEKVKEKKHKDKDEAGSPETNKSDKKKKKKKDKEAKEAEGVNNGEADKSEKKKKKKKKDEA, encoded by the coding sequence ATGACTGATGTTGAGCTCTCTCGCTCCGAAAAGAAGAAGCACAAGAAGAAATCATCCGCCCCTGTACCAGATACCCTACCCACTGATACTGATACCGcaaatgattttttgatcaAGCCCCAGAGCTTTACTCCCGCTTTAGACACCTCTAAGTGGCCACTATTGTTGAAAAACTACGACCGCCTCAATGTACGAACCGGACACTACACGCCTCTCTCCTCCGGTTTCTCTCCTCTTAAGCGACCGCTCGCTGAGTATATCAGGTACGGTATTTTGAATCTTGATAAACCTGCAAACCCCTCTTCCCACGAGGTCGTCGCCTGGATCAAACGCATTCTTAGGGTTGAAAAAACTGGTCATAGTGGCACTTTAGACCCCAAAGTTACTGGTAACTTAATCGTTTGTATTGATAGAGCTACTCGCCTTGTTAAGTCGCAACAAGGTGCTGGGAAAGAGTATGTTTGTGTTGCAAGATTGCACGATAAAGTTCCTGATGTTGCAAAAGTGGCTCGGGCACTTGAAACTTTAACGGGGGCTGTGTTTCAAAGGCCGCCGTTGATTTCGGCAGTCAAAAGACAGCTTAGGATTAGGACTATTTATGAAAGCAAATTGCTTGAGTATGATGCTGATAAGCATTTGGTTGTCTTCTGGATATCTTGTGAGGCCGGTACTTATGTGAGAACAATGTGTGTGCATTTGGGTTTGATTCTTGGTGTTGGTGGGCATATGCAGGAGTTGAGGAGGGTGAGGTCTGGGATTTTGGGGGAGAATGATAACATGGTGACAATGCATGATCTGATGGATTCACAATGGGTATATGATAATTATAGGGATGAGAGTTATTTGAGGCGAGTGATTATGCCGCTTGAAGTGCTTTTGACGAGTTATAAAAGGTTGGTTGTTAAGGATAGCACTGTGAATGCTATCTGTTATGGGGCAAAATTGATGATTCCTGGGCTGTTGAGGTTTGAGAATGATATTGAGGTTGGGGAGGAAGTTGTACTGATGACTACAAAGGGTGAAGCTGTTGCATTGGGGATTGCAGAAATGACAACTGCTGTGATGGCTACTTGTGATCATGGTGTGGTGGCGAGGATTAAGAGGGTGGTGATGGATAGGGACACATACCCGAGAAAATGGGGGTTGGGGCCGAGGGCTTctatgaagaagaaattgattGCAGAAGGGAAGTTGGATAAGCATGGGAAGCCAAATGAGAAAACTCCAACTGAGTGGTTGAGAAATGTGGTTTTGCCTACTGGTGGGGATTCTGTGGTTGCGGGTCTTGCAGCTGCACCAGAACCAGCCGTGGCAGATAAAGAGACTGCTGATGGGGataaggaaaagaaagagaagaagaaaagcaaggATGAGGAAGATGGGGAAGGGCGCAAACGCAAAGTAAATGAGAGTGGTGATGCCCCTGTTCTGCCTGCTAAGAAGGCTAAACTTGAACACGCGGAGGTTGAGACAGAAGATGGGGCAGAGGATGCtgatgagaagaagaaagagaagaagaaaaagaaaaaggacaaAGAGAATGTTGATGTAGAAACAGAAAAGGAGGATAAGACTGAGAAGGTGAAGGAAAAGAAGCACAAAGATAAGGATGAAGCTGGTTCTCCGGAAACAAACAAGTctgataagaagaaaaaaaagaagaaagacaaaGAAG